In Limisalsivibrio acetivorans, one genomic interval encodes:
- the metG gene encoding methionine--tRNA ligase, translating to MTGKPWYITTPIYYVNDVPHIGHAYTTIACDTAARYKRMTGHDVYFLTGTDEHGQKIEEAAQKRGITPQQLADSVVERFEDLWKNLNIQNDGFVRTTDDRHKEAVQKIFMKMKENGDIYLDHYEGWYCTPCETYWTETQLLDGNCCPSCGRETKRLKEPSYFFRMSKYGDKLLKHIEDNPDFIQPESRRNEILSFVREGLRDLSVSRVTFKWGIPVPDDPEHVIYVWIDALTNYISALDYKNEGEKFQKYWPASYHLVGKDILRFHTVYWPTMLMSAGIPLPERVYAHGWWTVEGQKMSKSLGNAIEPNWLVETFGVDAIRYFLLREVPFGLDGDFSFKALVHRVNGDLANDLGNLLNRTLGMLNRYFDGVLPEYSDPDPADDALDQKVSEVFDNVDKHISNLAFNKTLMSIWELVGLYNKYIDEMQPWALAKDESKKGRLGSVLYNILDGARLLSILVEPFMPETAAKMRKQLGVSEKVEPAPVEELKKLRKLPSGAKLGKGEQLFPRLDEKEVFEKVQNQKGPSDAEKKAEKEKEAELIDFKEFLRMEIKAGKILEGEKIKKSDKLLKLKVDVGDPAPRTIVAGIAKSYRPEELVGKTVSVVANLKPAKLMGVESQGMVLAAFDGEKHQVVELPEDVPVGTQIK from the coding sequence ATGACCGGCAAACCATGGTATATCACCACCCCGATCTACTATGTGAACGATGTACCCCACATAGGGCATGCTTACACCACCATAGCATGCGATACCGCCGCAAGATACAAGCGGATGACCGGGCATGATGTATACTTCCTCACAGGAACCGATGAGCACGGGCAGAAGATAGAAGAGGCCGCCCAAAAGAGAGGGATTACACCCCAACAGCTGGCAGATAGCGTTGTGGAGCGTTTTGAAGACCTCTGGAAAAACCTGAATATACAGAACGACGGGTTTGTCCGTACTACGGATGACCGCCATAAGGAAGCCGTCCAGAAAATCTTCATGAAGATGAAGGAGAACGGAGATATATATCTCGACCATTACGAGGGATGGTACTGTACCCCTTGCGAAACCTACTGGACCGAGACCCAGCTTCTCGACGGCAACTGCTGCCCCTCCTGCGGCAGGGAGACAAAGCGGCTCAAGGAACCGAGCTATTTCTTCCGCATGAGCAAATACGGGGACAAGCTCCTTAAGCACATCGAGGATAACCCCGATTTTATCCAACCGGAATCCAGAAGGAACGAGATCCTTTCCTTTGTTCGTGAAGGGCTTCGTGACCTCTCTGTCAGCAGGGTAACCTTCAAATGGGGAATACCCGTACCCGATGACCCGGAGCACGTTATATACGTATGGATAGATGCACTTACAAACTATATCTCCGCCCTCGACTACAAGAACGAGGGTGAAAAGTTCCAGAAATACTGGCCTGCGAGCTACCATCTTGTGGGTAAGGATATCCTTCGTTTCCATACGGTTTACTGGCCCACAATGCTCATGAGTGCCGGAATACCCCTGCCCGAAAGGGTTTATGCCCACGGATGGTGGACCGTTGAGGGTCAGAAGATGAGCAAATCCCTTGGTAACGCTATCGAGCCGAACTGGCTTGTGGAGACCTTCGGCGTGGATGCAATACGCTACTTCCTGCTCAGGGAGGTCCCCTTCGGGCTGGATGGAGACTTCTCCTTTAAAGCTCTGGTGCACAGAGTGAACGGAGATCTTGCAAACGATCTAGGAAACCTGCTGAACCGCACACTCGGTATGCTCAATAGATATTTTGACGGAGTTCTCCCCGAATATTCCGATCCGGATCCTGCGGATGATGCCCTTGACCAGAAGGTATCAGAGGTATTCGATAACGTTGACAAACACATCAGCAACCTGGCTTTTAACAAGACCCTGATGTCCATATGGGAGCTGGTGGGGCTTTACAATAAATATATCGACGAGATGCAGCCCTGGGCCCTTGCCAAAGACGAGTCTAAGAAAGGGCGTCTCGGCTCTGTGCTGTATAATATTCTCGATGGAGCAAGGCTCCTTTCTATCCTCGTAGAGCCTTTCATGCCCGAAACAGCCGCAAAGATGCGCAAGCAGCTTGGTGTTAGCGAAAAGGTGGAGCCGGCACCCGTAGAGGAGCTTAAGAAGCTACGTAAACTCCCCTCCGGAGCCAAGCTCGGCAAGGGTGAGCAACTCTTCCCCAGGCTCGATGAAAAGGAGGTCTTTGAGAAGGTGCAGAACCAAAAAGGACCCTCCGATGCTGAGAAGAAGGCGGAGAAGGAGAAAGAGGCAGAGCTCATCGATTTTAAAGAGTTTCTGCGCATGGAGATAAAGGCCGGAAAGATACTTGAGGGTGAGAAGATAAAGAAATCAGACAAACTGCTTAAGCTCAAGGTAGACGTTGGCGATCCCGCACCAAGAACCATCGTGGCCGGAATCGCAAAGAGCTATAGGCCGGAAGAACTCGTTGGTAAGACGGTTTCTGTAGTAGCGAATCTCAAGCCCGCCAAGCTTATGGGTGTTGAGTCCCAAGGTATGGTTCTTGCCGCTTTCGATGGGGAGAAGCATCAGGTTGTCGAGCTCCCTGAGGATGTGCCTGTGGGTACACAGATAAAATAA
- a CDS encoding TatD family hydrolase: MISKKEGRQFEEFMEELASIDGFFTDSHAHIHFPPLSEELEDVVKRAAECRVERIVTIGIDLEDSRRAVKVAHDFENVFAAVGVHPHDAEGFKTSMLHEFEAMLRSDKVIALGEIGLDFYRNHSPQERQEDVFAILLDLAVAEEKPVIIHNRDATSRCMDVMDPIIGSRERNGIIHCFNGDKDFLRWALDNGFYISYAGPVTYKKSDDLRETLKYVPAERLFIETDCPYLAPMPYRGKTNEPARTVFTAETVCAEKGLSLQELAHRLEENFRTLFGDI; encoded by the coding sequence ATGATTTCCAAGAAGGAAGGCCGGCAGTTTGAGGAGTTCATGGAGGAGTTGGCCTCCATCGATGGCTTTTTTACAGACAGCCATGCACATATACATTTTCCGCCTCTTAGCGAAGAGCTTGAGGATGTTGTAAAAAGAGCGGCTGAATGCCGTGTTGAACGTATAGTAACCATAGGTATAGATCTCGAGGACAGCCGCAGGGCTGTTAAGGTTGCGCATGATTTTGAGAATGTCTTTGCCGCTGTGGGTGTTCATCCCCACGATGCGGAAGGATTCAAAACATCAATGCTCCACGAGTTCGAGGCTATGCTTAGATCTGACAAGGTTATAGCCCTAGGTGAGATAGGTCTGGATTTTTACAGGAACCACTCACCCCAGGAAAGACAGGAAGATGTTTTTGCAATTCTTCTTGATTTGGCTGTGGCAGAGGAAAAACCTGTTATAATACACAATAGGGACGCAACCAGTCGCTGTATGGATGTTATGGATCCAATCATTGGTTCACGTGAGAGAAACGGGATTATCCATTGCTTCAATGGTGATAAAGACTTTCTCCGCTGGGCGCTGGATAATGGCTTCTACATCTCATATGCTGGTCCCGTTACATACAAAAAGTCAGACGATTTGCGTGAAACACTGAAGTATGTTCCTGCAGAAAGGCTTTTCATTGAAACAGACTGTCCCTACTTAGCTCCAATGCCCTACAGAGGGAAAACAAACGAGCCGGCGAGAACCGTATTCACAGCAGAAACGGTTTGTGCTGAGAAGGGACTCAGCTTGCAGGAGCTTGCTCACAGACTTGAGGAGAACTTCAGGACGCTCTTCGGGGATATCTGA
- a CDS encoding response regulator: MDKRILLVEDNRDEREGLAKLLEGSGFSVETAENGLFALDKLKEEEFDLVVTDLMMPAADGLQFLHTIRSAGDEMPVIVITGNENIASMLSAFQMGALDVVYKPFNYDTLLETISGVLS, encoded by the coding sequence ATGGACAAAAGAATACTGCTAGTCGAAGACAACAGGGATGAGCGGGAAGGTCTCGCAAAGCTCCTTGAAGGGAGCGGTTTTAGCGTCGAAACTGCCGAAAATGGCCTCTTCGCTCTTGATAAGCTCAAGGAGGAGGAGTTCGACCTGGTGGTTACGGATCTCATGATGCCCGCTGCCGACGGTTTACAGTTCCTCCACACGATCCGCAGTGCTGGGGACGAAATGCCTGTTATCGTTATTACCGGTAATGAAAATATTGCCAGCATGCTCTCCGCATTCCAGATGGGCGCCCTTGATGTTGTCTACAAACCCTTCAACTATGATACACTTTTAGAAACAATAAGTGGCGTATTAAGCTGA
- a CDS encoding universal stress protein, with translation MKDIKKIIYPTDFSEPSRTAFDYAVSMAKMCGAQLEILHVMFDETQVVSFYLPQVTMQNLSVDIEEGAKKEMKKFVEESGELGDIEYTYTLKKGTPFVEIIKHAKESGADMIVIGTHGRSGLEHVLFGSTAEKVVRKASCPVLTIRSNQEDFKLP, from the coding sequence ATGAAAGATATCAAAAAGATTATTTACCCAACCGACTTTTCCGAGCCCTCCAGGACGGCCTTTGACTATGCTGTAAGCATGGCGAAGATGTGCGGTGCCCAACTCGAGATTCTACACGTTATGTTCGATGAAACCCAGGTAGTTTCGTTCTATCTCCCTCAGGTAACAATGCAGAACCTTTCTGTGGATATTGAGGAGGGAGCAAAGAAGGAAATGAAGAAATTTGTGGAAGAATCCGGCGAACTAGGTGATATTGAATACACTTACACTCTCAAGAAGGGGACACCCTTTGTGGAAATAATCAAGCATGCTAAGGAGTCCGGTGCAGATATGATAGTTATCGGTACACACGGACGCAGTGGGTTGGAGCATGTTCTCTTCGGCTCAACGGCGGAGAAGGTTGTGCGAAAGGCCTCTTGCCCGGTGCTTACCATCAGGAGCAATCAGGAGGACTTTAAGCTTCCTTAG
- a CDS encoding prepilin-type N-terminal cleavage/methylation domain-containing protein: MNRKGFTLVEMAIVLVIIGIILGMVMKGKELIQGAKVKNFVTDVRSLENMQFTFYERFNRFAGDCDNDGLVDETGQNNGIGTINNTPAGLCADTNTSNDPDQAFSELEAAGILPTQANDQHAQFSDGLGFAYYAEYGGLNVIVVRGVPCYAAQTLDSVIDKAIDGTDGRVREEDDQTWTAGGCADINADTVDLAYYFDRAP, translated from the coding sequence ATGAACAGAAAGGGTTTTACCCTTGTTGAGATGGCAATTGTACTGGTTATCATCGGAATCATCCTCGGAATGGTAATGAAAGGAAAAGAGCTTATACAGGGTGCGAAGGTTAAAAACTTCGTCACCGATGTCAGAAGCCTTGAAAATATGCAGTTCACTTTCTATGAGCGGTTCAATCGTTTCGCAGGCGACTGTGACAACGATGGTCTTGTGGACGAAACCGGCCAGAACAACGGTATTGGAACGATAAACAACACCCCCGCAGGTCTCTGTGCTGACACAAACACATCAAACGATCCGGATCAGGCTTTTAGTGAGCTCGAGGCGGCAGGAATCCTTCCTACACAGGCAAACGATCAGCATGCACAGTTCTCCGATGGTCTTGGCTTTGCCTACTATGCAGAGTATGGCGGTCTTAACGTTATCGTTGTGCGGGGCGTACCCTGCTATGCGGCTCAAACCCTTGACTCTGTGATTGATAAGGCCATCGACGGCACAGACGGACGTGTTCGTGAAGAGGACGACCAAACATGGACGGCTGGTGGTTGCGCAGATATAAATGCAGATACAGTAGACCTTGCTTACTATTTCGATAGAGCACCCTAA
- a CDS encoding sensor histidine kinase, translating to MLSKLYPFIILSGVLIIGVSLYYGYYAGRMLRKLLSLIRYNEKSGYDPVTFAEGMGEYLSQMGIKDYAYYFSYLGIEFEKPKRLNIEGKSKFLVDNDFMVYVEIIPASDKWENKYSNNLILETLFHIFKTDVLVKITSINTTFSNLAKIQSFLHHDMKNLAQFIKTLVYNLDRVDSTEDEKRLVSYLKETSPALLGRVNKVFSTLELESRGEIENRLFSLKQLVEETAAVYHLVCSIEGDSELYGDEQSLGMVFDNLLKNIYEKSLVEDLDCSVSIFERGGYAIVRIDDTGTPAENPERLFEPFYTTKQGGLGVGLYQTRLTVTSMQGKLSAYATNGGMRFELSLPKGTPVDG from the coding sequence ATGCTTAGCAAGCTCTATCCATTCATTATCCTTTCCGGCGTTCTTATTATAGGCGTCAGCCTGTATTACGGATACTACGCAGGAAGGATGCTTCGAAAGCTCCTTAGTCTTATTAGATACAATGAAAAATCGGGGTATGATCCGGTTACCTTCGCCGAGGGGATGGGTGAATACCTGAGCCAGATGGGGATCAAAGACTACGCCTACTATTTCTCCTATCTGGGAATAGAATTCGAGAAGCCGAAGAGGCTGAACATAGAAGGTAAGTCAAAGTTCCTTGTGGATAATGATTTTATGGTTTATGTCGAGATTATTCCCGCCTCGGATAAATGGGAGAACAAATACTCAAACAACCTTATACTAGAAACCCTCTTTCATATCTTCAAAACCGATGTGCTTGTAAAGATAACAAGTATAAACACTACATTCAGCAACCTTGCTAAGATCCAGAGCTTTCTGCACCACGATATGAAGAACCTTGCCCAGTTTATCAAAACCCTTGTATACAACCTCGACAGGGTCGATTCCACAGAGGATGAAAAGCGCCTTGTCAGCTATCTCAAGGAAACCTCACCGGCACTCCTGGGCAGGGTAAATAAGGTCTTCTCCACCCTGGAGCTGGAAAGCAGGGGGGAGATAGAGAACAGGCTGTTCAGTTTAAAGCAGCTGGTTGAGGAAACCGCCGCAGTTTACCATTTAGTGTGCAGTATAGAGGGTGATTCTGAGCTTTACGGGGATGAGCAGTCACTCGGGATGGTTTTCGATAATTTGCTGAAAAACATATATGAAAAATCACTGGTAGAGGACCTGGACTGCTCCGTGTCCATCTTTGAGAGAGGGGGCTATGCCATTGTCCGCATCGATGATACAGGAACACCTGCTGAGAATCCGGAACGCCTCTTTGAACCCTTTTATACAACAAAGCAAGGAGGACTAGGCGTGGGTCTTTATCAGACAAGGCTAACAGTAACCTCAATGCAGGGTAAACTCAGTGCCTATGCAACAAACGGTGGAATGCGTTTTGAGTTGAGCCTCCCTAAGGGAACACCTGTTGATGGGTAA
- a CDS encoding response regulator — protein sequence MKRILLAEDDLPLRKQICFSLEMEYEIKEASNRKEALCLLGDFEPDIAIVDLGLPPSENTPDEGIKLMQDIQENSRCKIIVLTGQKSKEAALQSIKTGTFDYIIKPVNMEKLIFSIERAILFMETEREIEQEGVEKISFNIKMGEGLQPLREEAEKSLIIKVLKDNEFNVYKSAKILGVKRESLYYFIKKFGLER from the coding sequence ATGAAAAGGATTCTTCTTGCGGAGGATGATCTCCCTCTGCGCAAACAGATCTGTTTCAGTCTAGAGATGGAATATGAAATTAAAGAGGCCTCAAACAGAAAAGAGGCTCTCTGTCTGCTTGGCGATTTTGAGCCGGATATCGCCATTGTGGATCTAGGGCTTCCCCCCTCGGAGAATACTCCCGATGAGGGAATAAAGCTTATGCAGGATATTCAAGAAAATTCCAGATGTAAGATTATCGTACTTACGGGGCAGAAGTCTAAGGAAGCTGCCCTACAGTCTATAAAGACAGGCACCTTCGACTATATAATCAAGCCGGTTAATATGGAAAAGCTTATCTTCTCCATCGAACGGGCGATTCTTTTCATGGAGACTGAGAGAGAGATTGAGCAGGAGGGTGTTGAGAAGATATCTTTCAATATCAAGATGGGTGAAGGGCTCCAGCCTCTTAGGGAGGAGGCGGAGAAGAGCCTCATTATAAAAGTGCTTAAGGATAACGAATTCAACGTTTATAAATCTGCAAAAATCCTCGGGGTTAAGAGGGAAAGCCTTTACTATTTCATTAAAAAGTTCGGACTGGAGCGCTGA
- a CDS encoding tetratricopeptide repeat protein, producing the protein MSLIIDSLRKLKKGGKDSKEVHPSMMNLIGKKKRRKNGLVIALAVMLVTGAGGYFAAMYYTSSYQQTGTDPDTIRRMAEIQRQRAAEQRENSAANSTAMVQTKAAPESNPAETNPSPPPKDENSYVPTEVGQMRLENMDNLPLDANAIIERRKQDIQQKAANATKDEIEEEARAEEDALSRNDEHTDTGEPATEAQAEDPADNKTEKDRKIAEKLRQRAEDPASRANSFVYMANAALSAGDTAKGVKYYREAFRLNRSGDILNNLFIALAEDGRYREAGMLFTKNADLLTEDITSTAATALAGHGGDYSGESLIHFAKKNGIKDTGKLSYTMGYIKEQRGDTEKAAVHYAAAYELNPGDEYNAYAAARMADINEDYQKALDLYRGCASMNGELAETAANRISVLHAYMERNE; encoded by the coding sequence ATGAGCCTTATAATAGATTCCCTCCGAAAGCTTAAGAAGGGTGGTAAAGACTCCAAAGAGGTCCATCCGAGCATGATGAATCTCATCGGCAAGAAAAAGCGCCGCAAGAACGGCCTTGTCATCGCCCTGGCAGTCATGCTTGTGACCGGAGCGGGTGGCTACTTCGCCGCCATGTACTACACGTCTTCGTATCAGCAAACGGGAACGGATCCGGACACTATACGCCGCATGGCAGAGATCCAGCGTCAGCGTGCCGCTGAACAAAGGGAAAACTCAGCCGCAAACAGCACTGCTATGGTGCAGACAAAGGCCGCACCAGAGAGTAATCCTGCCGAGACAAACCCCTCACCCCCGCCTAAGGACGAAAACAGCTATGTACCCACAGAGGTCGGTCAAATGCGCTTAGAGAATATGGACAACCTCCCCCTTGATGCGAATGCTATCATAGAGCGAAGGAAGCAGGATATCCAGCAGAAGGCCGCAAATGCAACCAAAGATGAGATAGAGGAAGAAGCCCGGGCAGAAGAGGATGCCCTAAGCCGGAACGATGAGCATACCGACACCGGGGAACCTGCTACAGAAGCTCAAGCGGAAGACCCCGCAGATAACAAGACTGAGAAGGACAGGAAGATAGCGGAAAAACTGAGACAAAGGGCCGAGGATCCCGCTTCCCGTGCAAACAGTTTCGTATACATGGCGAACGCCGCCCTGAGTGCCGGCGATACAGCCAAAGGGGTCAAATACTATAGGGAAGCATTTAGGCTCAACCGTAGCGGAGATATACTCAACAACCTTTTCATAGCCCTCGCAGAGGACGGGCGATACAGAGAGGCTGGGATGCTCTTCACTAAAAATGCCGACCTGCTCACTGAGGATATTACCTCAACAGCCGCCACAGCCCTCGCAGGGCACGGTGGTGACTACAGCGGAGAATCCCTTATACATTTCGCCAAAAAGAACGGAATAAAGGATACCGGCAAGCTGAGCTACACCATGGGCTATATAAAAGAGCAGAGAGGGGATACGGAGAAGGCAGCCGTTCATTACGCAGCAGCCTATGAGCTGAACCCCGGTGATGAGTACAACGCCTACGCCGCAGCAAGGATGGCAGACATAAACGAGGATTATCAAAAAGCACTCGACCTATACAGGGGATGCGCTTCAATGAACGGGGAACTCGCCGAAACCGCCGCAAACCGCATATCCGTTTTACACGCCTACATGGAGAGGAACGAATGA
- a CDS encoding nicotinamide mononucleotide adenylyltransferase produces MRRLGLAQGRFHVIHKGHMEYLLACAERCDFLFIGISDPDPSRAYFSRSIDYKDDPAEAEPYITLEEPRLYALTYYERAMMIQAALAEEGIGAERIMTVPFPVHRMNLIKYYVPKSATVYVTIYDEWGEQKVDIFRKVGYEVEILWRRSMAERFTTATEVRRLIKAGDESWKELVPPAVVKIAEELGVAERYASL; encoded by the coding sequence ATGAGAAGGCTCGGGCTTGCCCAGGGTCGTTTTCATGTTATCCACAAGGGTCATATGGAGTATCTGCTCGCCTGCGCCGAGCGGTGCGACTTTCTATTCATCGGCATTTCGGACCCCGATCCCTCCCGCGCATATTTCAGCAGAAGTATCGATTACAAGGATGACCCGGCAGAGGCTGAACCGTATATAACCCTTGAGGAACCGAGGCTCTATGCCCTCACATACTACGAAAGGGCGATGATGATCCAGGCCGCTTTAGCCGAAGAGGGCATCGGCGCCGAGCGTATTATGACCGTTCCGTTTCCAGTGCATCGAATGAATCTTATAAAGTACTACGTACCCAAATCCGCCACCGTATATGTAACCATCTATGATGAATGGGGTGAGCAGAAGGTGGATATATTCCGGAAGGTAGGGTATGAGGTGGAGATCCTCTGGCGGAGGAGTATGGCGGAGAGGTTTACAACAGCCACAGAGGTGCGCAGGCTCATAAAGGCCGGCGATGAGAGCTGGAAGGAGCTCGTTCCTCCGGCCGTTGTGAAGATTGCTGAGGAACTGGGTGTTGCCGAGCGCTACGCCTCGCTCTGA
- a CDS encoding glycosyltransferase family 2 protein yields MKLSVVIPLFNEEESVPHLFERVRESLVGMDYELILVDDGSVDKTVQMVKEYADSRTRLVRFRRNFGQTAAMAAGIDESRGELIATLDGDLQNDPSDIPLMINKLEEEDLDVVAGRRAKRKDGMLLRKIPSKIANRLIQKMTGVYIRDYGCTLKVFRSEVAKNLGLYGELHRFIPVLADLQGAKIEEMDVKHSPRLYGTSKYGIARTTKVISDLMFMIFLKRYGQRPMHLFGSLGFFSLAIGLLIDFYMFVLKLFGNDIWGRPLLILGVLLTLGGIQLISTGFIAESILRTYYESQDKKPYTIREVLDFEKDQSEA; encoded by the coding sequence ATGAAGCTTTCGGTTGTGATACCCCTGTTTAATGAGGAGGAGAGTGTTCCGCACCTCTTCGAGCGTGTTCGTGAATCCCTGGTCGGGATGGACTACGAGCTTATCCTTGTGGATGACGGCAGTGTGGATAAAACCGTTCAGATGGTTAAAGAGTATGCCGACAGCCGGACAAGGCTTGTCCGCTTCCGCAGAAACTTCGGGCAGACAGCCGCCATGGCTGCAGGGATAGATGAATCCCGGGGTGAGCTAATCGCCACGCTGGATGGTGACCTCCAGAACGATCCATCGGACATACCCCTCATGATAAATAAGCTCGAAGAGGAGGATCTGGACGTTGTGGCTGGCAGGCGTGCCAAAAGAAAGGACGGCATGCTCCTCCGTAAGATACCCAGCAAGATAGCGAACCGCCTTATTCAAAAGATGACAGGTGTTTACATACGTGATTACGGCTGTACGCTCAAGGTTTTCAGGAGCGAGGTAGCCAAGAACCTCGGGCTATACGGCGAACTTCACCGCTTCATCCCCGTTCTTGCGGACCTGCAGGGTGCGAAGATCGAGGAGATGGATGTTAAGCACTCCCCGAGGCTTTACGGAACCAGCAAGTACGGCATAGCCAGAACCACCAAGGTCATAAGCGATCTGATGTTTATGATATTCCTGAAACGCTACGGCCAGCGCCCTATGCACCTCTTTGGCTCCCTCGGATTCTTCAGCCTTGCCATAGGCCTTCTTATAGACTTCTACATGTTTGTGCTCAAGCTGTTCGGAAACGACATATGGGGCAGGCCCCTGCTTATACTGGGCGTTCTGCTCACACTTGGGGGCATTCAGCTTATCTCAACGGGTTTTATAGCGGAATCGATACTGAGAACGTATTACGAGTCTCAGGATAAAAAGCCTTATACTATCAGAGAAGTTCTGGATTTTGAAAAGGATCAGAGCGAGGCGTAG
- a CDS encoding ArnT family glycosyltransferase — protein MDLNRGRVFLLICVAAFSFLYGIFTVPLFDLDEGAFSEATREMIRSGNYLTTYLEGKLRFDKPILIYWFQALFANIFGIHEFVFRFPSVISASIWLTLVYLFTKRYYGEVRAFWAGIVMSCSLLVTIVAKLAIADALLNMTLAASMFSIFLYRDTGDKRFIYTAHAAIGLGILTKGPVAILIPFAVSFLFFLSVKDLKKWLVAVFNPMGLALMIGIAAPWYVMEYIDQGMNFINGFIFKHNIGRFSDPMEGHVGGIGYYVPVIIVSLMPFSTLLYNMFRRVKEIWSTELERYMLIWFLFVFLFFSFSGTKLPHYVLYGMTPLFILISKMFIDAKNPLAFTIPILLFLLIMLGIPLYLPPFIAGVEDEFARAVAGAMIDRMEIFYFATVGAMTVFTFVSLFIRRISIRTRGVVFGIFMLFCANVLLMPILGEARQRGVKEAAIYAKERGIRVNTWGSRMPSFSVYYDDIPGKEYPRPGEYFFTKVDKLDKINYPYEVIKEWPAYRLVRIEEME, from the coding sequence TTGGATCTAAATAGAGGCAGGGTTTTCCTGCTCATATGCGTTGCCGCTTTCAGTTTTTTATACGGGATCTTTACCGTTCCGCTGTTTGATCTGGACGAAGGCGCCTTCTCCGAGGCTACCCGTGAGATGATCAGAAGCGGAAACTACCTTACCACCTATCTTGAGGGGAAGCTCCGTTTCGATAAGCCTATCCTCATATACTGGTTTCAGGCCCTTTTTGCCAACATCTTCGGTATCCACGAGTTCGTATTCCGCTTTCCATCAGTGATTTCCGCATCGATATGGCTCACTCTCGTTTATCTTTTCACAAAGAGATACTACGGCGAAGTGAGGGCTTTCTGGGCGGGGATCGTTATGTCCTGCTCCCTTCTTGTTACCATAGTCGCCAAGCTCGCCATAGCGGATGCACTCCTTAATATGACGCTGGCCGCCTCCATGTTCAGCATATTCCTTTACAGGGACACCGGCGACAAACGATTTATTTACACCGCCCACGCCGCCATCGGCCTCGGCATACTCACGAAGGGGCCTGTTGCTATACTTATACCCTTTGCGGTGAGCTTCCTCTTCTTTCTTTCGGTGAAGGATCTGAAGAAATGGCTGGTGGCAGTTTTTAACCCCATGGGTCTTGCTCTGATGATAGGGATCGCCGCACCATGGTACGTGATGGAGTACATCGATCAGGGTATGAATTTCATCAACGGCTTCATCTTCAAGCACAATATCGGCCGCTTCTCCGACCCCATGGAGGGGCATGTGGGGGGAATCGGCTATTACGTACCCGTTATCATAGTCTCCCTTATGCCCTTTTCCACCCTGCTTTACAATATGTTCCGGCGTGTTAAGGAGATTTGGAGCACCGAGCTTGAGCGATATATGCTCATATGGTTTCTGTTTGTCTTCCTCTTCTTCTCCTTCAGCGGAACAAAGCTTCCGCACTATGTGCTCTACGGGATGACACCCCTCTTTATCCTTATATCAAAGATGTTTATCGATGCGAAGAACCCCCTTGCCTTCACTATACCCATACTTCTGTTTCTCCTTATAATGCTGGGGATACCCCTCTATCTACCCCCTTTCATTGCCGGAGTTGAGGACGAGTTCGCCAGAGCGGTTGCCGGAGCGATGATAGACAGGATGGAGATATTCTATTTCGCAACCGTAGGCGCCATGACCGTCTTCACCTTTGTCTCCCTCTTCATAAGACGCATCAGCATCCGCACCAGAGGCGTTGTCTTCGGCATCTTCATGCTCTTCTGCGCCAACGTTCTTCTAATGCCTATCCTTGGCGAAGCGAGGCAAAGGGGTGTTAAGGAAGCAGCTATATATGCAAAGGAGAGGGGGATCAGAGTGAATACATGGGGCTCACGAATGCCCAGTTTCAGTGTCTATTACGATGACATCCCTGGAAAGGAATACCCTAGGCCGGGGGAGTACTTCTTTACGAAGGTTGATAAGCTGGATAAAATAAACTACCCCTATGAAGTTATAAAGGAATGGCCTGCATATCGCCTTGTCAGGATTGAGGAGATGGAATGA